The Triticum aestivum cultivar Chinese Spring chromosome 7B, IWGSC CS RefSeq v2.1, whole genome shotgun sequence genome window below encodes:
- the LOC123161757 gene encoding ADP-ribosylation factor 3 — translation MGIVFTRLFSSVFGNREARILVLGLDNAGKTTILYRLQMGEVVSTIPTIGFNVETVQYNNIKFQVWDLGGQTSIRPYWRCYFPNTQAIIYVVDSSDTDRLVTAKEEFHSILEEDELKGAVVLVYANKQDLPGALDDAAITESLELHKIKSRQWAIFKTSAIKGEGLFEGLNWLSNALKSGGS, via the exons ATGGGCATCGTGTTCACGCGGCTCTTCTCGTCGGTATTCGGAAACCGCGAGGCCCGCATCCTCGTCCTCGGCCTCGACAATGCCGGCAAGACTACTATCCTCT ATCGGCTGCAGATGGGGGAGGTCGTTTCCACGATCCCAA CGATCGGGTTCAACGTGGAGACGGTGCAGTACAATAACATCAAGTTCCAAGTTTGGGATCTCG GTGGTCAAACAAGCATCAG GCCATACTGGAGATGCTACTTTCCAAACACTCAGGCTATCATATATGTTGTTGATTCAAGTGATACTGATAGGCTGGTAACTGCAAAAGAAGAATTTCATTCCATCCTTGAG GAGGATGAGCTGAAAGGTGCGGTTGTTCTTGTATATGCGAATAAACAG GACCTTCCAGGTGCACTTGATGATGCTGCCATAACTGAATCATTAGAACTTCACAAGATTAAGAGCCGCCAATGGGCAATTTTCAAAACATCTGCTATAAAAGGGGAGGGGCTTTTTGAAGGCTTGAACTG GCTCAGTAATGCACTCAAGTCCGGAGGCAGCTAA